The sequence AAGCAACAGGAACAGCGCGGGACGGAATTTCATGGAGGCTCTCAGGCTGACTCGGTGACACCGGCTGCATGGGCCTGCAGGTCGGCGTGGTAGGACGAACGTACCAGCGGGCCGGAGGCAACGTGATGGAAACCCATCGCCTCACCGGCTTCGCGCAGCATGTCGAATTCTTCGGGCGTCCAGTAGCGCACCACCGGGTGATGGTGCGGCGTGGGCTGCAGGTACTGGCCGATGGTGATCATCTCGACGTCATGGGCGCGTAGATCGCGCATCGTCTCCAGCACCTGCTCCATCGTCTCGCCCAGGCCCAGCATGATGCCGGACTTGGTCGGTACCTGCGGGTGCTGCGCCTTGAAGCGCCTGAGCAGGTCCAGCGACCACTGGTAGTCAGCGCCCGGACGCACTTCGCGGTACAGGTGCGGCACGGTTTCCAGGTTGTGGTTGAACACGTCCGGCGGGAATTCCCTGAGCACTTCCAGCGCGCGCTCCATGCGCCCCTTGCCGCGGAAATCCGGGGTGAGGATCTCGATGCGGATGCTCGGGCTGGCGTGGCGCGTGGCGCGAATGCAGGCGGCGAAGTGCTCGGCGCCACCGTCGCGCAGGTCGTCGCGGTCGACCGAGGTGATCACCACGTATTTCAGCCGCATGTCGGCGATGGTTTCGGCCAGCCGCGCCGGCTCCAGCGGATCGGGCGCCACCGGGCGGCCATGCGCCACGTCGCAGAACGAGCAGCGGCGGGTGCACACCTCGCCGAGGATCATGAAGGTGGCGGTGCCCTTGCTGAAGCATTCGTGGATGTTCGGGCAGGAAGCTTCCTCGCACACGGTGACCAGCGAGTTCTCGCGCAGGCGCGCCTTCAGCTGCTGCACGGCGTTGCCCTGCGGCAGGCGCACGCGGATCCAGCTGGGCTTGCGCAGGGTCGGCACGCTGGTGTCGAAACCGGCGCGGTTCAGCGCGATCTTGTCGTTGCCGACCTGCTTTTCGCCCGCAGGCGCGCCACTGACGACGGCGATCGGGATGACTTTGGGGGAAGAGGTGGAGATTTCGCTCATGTAGACAGCTCAGACCGCTGCGCGGGCGGGGAGTTCGGGCGGGATGGGGGTAGCGGGCTCGGCGACAAAGCCGAACTGGCGGCAGAACTCCTGCACCAGCACGTCTTCGACCGCGGCCAGCTGCGACGGACCGCCCAAGTCTAGCAGCTGCGTGACCGCCAAACCCTTGTAACCGCAGGGGTTGATGCGGTGGAACGGCTCCAGGTCCATGGCCACGTTGAAGGCCAGCCCGTGGAAGCTGCAGCCGCGGCGCACGCGCAGGCCAAGCGCGGCGACCTTGGCCTCGCCCACATAGACGCCGGGCGCGCCTTCGCGCCGCACGGCCGTCACGTTCCAGTGCGCCAGCGTGTCGATCAGCGACTGCTCGATCCGGTGCACCAGCTCGCGCACGCCGACGCCGGCCCGGCGCAGGTCGATCAGCGGGTAACCGACGATCTGGCCCGGCCCGTGGTAGGTCACCTGGCCGCCGCGATCGACCGGAATCACCGGGATATCGCCCGGCGCCAGCACGTGCTCCATCTTGCCGGCCTGGCCCAGGGTGAACACCGGGTCGTGCTCCAGCAGCCACAGCTCGTCGGGCGTGTCCGCCGTGCGGTTGTCGGTGAACGCACTCATCGCCTGCCAGGTGGCCGCGTATGGCTGACGACCGAGGCGGCGGATTTTCAATGGCCGGGAATCGGAAATGGGGGATGGGGAATCGGAGTTCACGGTCGGCGAAGTGATCGGAAAAGGGGCAATGGATGGTCTTTGTCGACGGCAGGAATCCGGCGAGAGGTGCTCATGCCGGTCGTCGATGCCCGGGCCACCACGAACACCAGCTTTCCCGATTGCCTATTCCCGATTTTCACAACGTATACCGGATACCCGGATCGG is a genomic window of Rhodanobacter thiooxydans containing:
- the lipA gene encoding lipoyl synthase; this encodes MSEISTSSPKVIPIAVVSGAPAGEKQVGNDKIALNRAGFDTSVPTLRKPSWIRVRLPQGNAVQQLKARLRENSLVTVCEEASCPNIHECFSKGTATFMILGEVCTRRCSFCDVAHGRPVAPDPLEPARLAETIADMRLKYVVITSVDRDDLRDGGAEHFAACIRATRHASPSIRIEILTPDFRGKGRMERALEVLREFPPDVFNHNLETVPHLYREVRPGADYQWSLDLLRRFKAQHPQVPTKSGIMLGLGETMEQVLETMRDLRAHDVEMITIGQYLQPTPHHHPVVRYWTPEEFDMLREAGEAMGFHHVASGPLVRSSYHADLQAHAAGVTESA
- the lipB gene encoding lipoyl(octanoyl) transferase LipB, with protein sequence MNSDSPSPISDSRPLKIRRLGRQPYAATWQAMSAFTDNRTADTPDELWLLEHDPVFTLGQAGKMEHVLAPGDIPVIPVDRGGQVTYHGPGQIVGYPLIDLRRAGVGVRELVHRIEQSLIDTLAHWNVTAVRREGAPGVYVGEAKVAALGLRVRRGCSFHGLAFNVAMDLEPFHRINPCGYKGLAVTQLLDLGGPSQLAAVEDVLVQEFCRQFGFVAEPATPIPPELPARAAV